TATGGGCGTACACGTAATCAAGGGATAGAAGTATCCTTTTACACCGAACTGTTCAAGAGCGAATATATCGCTTGAgaattctgtttttttttgaaaaggttCATTGTCCATCCATATTTACCTTCTTGTTAGGGAGTCTCGCTAGGATGGTTGGTGTCGCGGTCGATGTATGGTCTCCAGGTTGGGGGCCCCTAGCTATCCTGACTTGGATAGGACAGAGATAAGATACACGTTGCGTGAcgttttcttaaaaaaaaagagcacGGCTATGCTCTATTCATGTTACTAGTTAATACTAGAGGAACTCCGCATTTAGGTTAGTTCCGTTATGGACTCGAATATGTGGAGCTCGAGAATGCAAGCAATCGAAATTTGAAGGATTATGGTTCCGTAACGTTAATTGTTCTATTGCCAGCTTTGAGATAGTCATGCAGCGATGAGAGTATGCTGTGTTTTAAACTTTGATATTTGCTGGTTCCAATACGTATGGCCACCATTggtattattttttcgcCTTGcgaattaattttactgCAGACACTTTACTTCTTTTGCCTCAGGAAACGTTTTTTTGTGTTCAATCTTGATTTAACGATATGAGGAGTATAGAAATATACTTGGTTTTTTCGGTTACTTTGCTAAAATTATTGACGTTGGAATACACTCTGTATTTGCTAGCAGTCCGAACTTGCAGCCTCGGTCGCCAaagtatttaaatttactttaCTTTTGAGAATTATTCCTACATCACATTTATTGAAAGTCGTTTTTTCATCCTGTTATCGGCTTTCTACCTCACTAATAGTGTCTTTCCCCAGTATATGCATCAGTTTCATTACGTACAGTGTATCATTTTAcgattgaatttttttttttgctatgGAGAATTAATGATATCGTGACATTTTTACCTCGTTCTTGACTTTCAACGAGCTGTTGATCCTCGTCATACACGTCGTTTAAATTCTATTCCACATCTTATTCGTTCTTATTTGTGTGTGACTGCGTTTTTTTAAGTCGGCGTCCAATGATACAAGAGTTTGCTAACTACCTTGTTGCCCTTGTAATATTGTGACGTATAACCAAAAACTCTCCGGCGATCCTGTCTAAAATTTCACTGAAAGCAAAGGACTTTTGATACTTTTGTCGGGGTTTCTCTTCCCGAATTTAGTATAAAAGCTGCCCTCTTGACTGTTAAAATCTTTACCTAGACCTATTCTTGCTTTTTAAGTGCAAGAGCAACTTTAGTCTTCATTTACCTAAAaatcctttctttttttggttaaaCAAGAACGAAATCCAAAGAAAGCTCAATAAAAGCATTGTGCTTTCCTTGGTTACCCTTTCTTTATAccgattttgaaaatacaaGCTCTCTGTGCTTGAAAATCATAATCTagattaatttttcttttaatttttatttattgagAATCTCTTGTCAAGATCTCTAACTCATAAACTGTCTGTTCTTTGTTCTATCATTTCTGCTTAACGTGTTGCAACTGAAATAGACGTGTGgttaattttattcaatcttttattttccacTTACATCCTTTCTATagaatttttgttttttttcatctttattAGATTCCTTTATACTTTATCAAAATGGGGTTCAAGCGTGGAAAGAATTTTACCCTTGTTATGTTAATTTTCGTCTCCATGGCCGGTTGGATGTTTGGTGCTGATACCGGTTCCATTGGTGGTGTTACTAGTATGCGCGATTTTCGTGAGCGTTATGCTGATAGATATGACCCGATCACCGACCAGTATTCTTTGTCTTCGGCTCGTCAAGGTCTTTTAACTGGTATGGTTAACGTTGGTTCCTTGTTTGGATGTATCATTTCTTCTCCCATTGCCGATCGTTTTGGTAAGAGACTTTCTATCATTGGTTTTTGTGCTGTTTATATCATTGGTATCATCGTTCAAGTTACCGCTGTTCCCTCTTGGGTACAAATCATGGTTGCCAAGATTTGGACTGGTATTGGTATTGGCGCTCTTTCTGTCTTGGCTCCTGGATATCAATCAGAGACTGCTCCTCCCAGTATTCGTGGTACCGTCGTCGTCACTTATCAGTTGTTTGTCACTGGTGGAATTTTCATTGCCGCTTGTATCAATATGGGTACTCACAAACTTCATAAAACTGCCCAGTGGCGTGTTTCAATTGGTATTAATCTCCTTTGGGGTATCATTACCATGATTGGAATTCTCTTCCTTCCCGAATCCCCTCGTTATCTTATTCAAGTTGGCAAGGATGAAGAGGCTGTTAGAGTTCTTTCTGAAAGTGCTGAGCTTTTTCCTGATAGTGAGGAAGTTCAAAATGAATATCACCGTCTCAAATCATCTATTGACGAAGAATTTGCTGGTGGCCCTTGCAGCTGGGCAAGCATTTTCGGTAAAGACATTCGTTATCGTACTTTCCTTGGTATGTTTGTTATGTCGCTTCAACAATTGACCGGTAACAACTATTTCTTCTACTATGGTTTCTCAGTTATGCAAGGAGCTGGTATTAATTCTCCTTACCTATCTGCTATGATTCTTGATGCAGTTAATTTTGGCTGCACTTTTGGTGGTATGTATGTATTGGAAAGGTTTGGTCGTCGTAACCCTCTTATCATTGGTGGTATTTGGCAGtcaatttgctttttcatttattcaGCTGTCGGTTCTCGTGCTTTATATCATAAGAACGGTACTTCAAATACCCGTGCTGGTGCCGTTATGATTGTCATGGCAtgtcttttcatttttggatttgCTCAAACTTGGGCTCCTGCCGCATACGTTATTGTTGGTGAGTCATACCCTGTTCGTTACCGCTCTAAGTGTGCTGCCGTCGCTACTGCTAGCAACTGGCTCTGGAATTTCCTAATTTCATTCTTTACTCCATTCATTCAAGCTTCTATTGGATTCAAGTACGGTTACGTTTTTGCTTCTTGTAATTTGACCGGTGCAATTgttattttcttgtttgCTAAAGAGACTAAAGGTCTTACTTTGGAAGAAATTAATGAGTTGTATATGTCTGTCATCAAGCCCTGGGAATCTGGTAACTTTAAGCTTAACTATTCTGAGCAAAAGAAAGTTGAGAAAGAGAAATCCAGAAAGGGCGGTGCCCGTGGTGAGTCTGTTGAGTATGTTGAGCGTGCTTCAAACACTGACTCATCTCCACAATACTCTTCCCATGAGGAAGATTACGCATAAGGCAATAGCTAAACGTCTTTGTATGATTTATGAATTGTGTGAGGCAGCTAGATCCAAAATTTGTTGTTCCGATTCGTTGGGTctatatattatattattagCTAAGTTTGGATTGATAATTTGTTAAGTTACTGTGCATCTTAAATCTAGTTTTTTGAGATTATGTTCGTTTGCATATAATATTAGATACATGTGCATTCTTTGTCcatttttgtgtttttgtGTTCATTATAggaaataatattttttatacctAATTAAGTTTTTGTTGATTCGTTGCTTAGTAGCTAAGTATTTCCaatgttaataaatatttgtaaatgtTGAAGTGAGTCATGTTTATACAGTGATTTGTAGttgaattttcattatattaGTAAGTCTGTTACAGAACAATAATCATTTTACGCTTGTGTATCGCCCAAATGTACTTTATTagttattaatttttaaatcagCGTTGCGGGCAGTGTCGTATTATTCTGTATGATACGATTCGGCAGACTAATGTACTGCACTAAACTAATattgtaatttatttaagttCAACCGAATACGGCTGAAGAAAGTATATTTCGTTGCTGTTCgatatttacattttatcCTTACGCGCTTTTATACTTGCGAACCAAAATGGATTATGGGGATATTTACATTGCAGAGGAAACAGAATGGGATAAATATAATcgtcaaataaataaaaatccaGATGATTTTGATGCTTGGTAGGATGTTGTCAGATACAACTTATTTAGTGCTAATTATGATTTAGGGAAGGACTGGTTCGTGCTTCAGAACATCTTGAGGGAGGTGTTGGCAGAAACTCTTCGAAACAGGCTATCAATACATTAAGAAGTGTGTACGATCGATTCTTGGGAAAATATCCGCTATTGTTTGGTTATTGGAAGAAGTATGCAGattttgagttttttgTGGCAGGTGCTGAAGCATCAGAGCATGTATGTACACAAGTATTATGCgatttgttatttttctaataaaaaaatagatcTACGAACGAGGAATTGCTGGTATTCCACACTCTGTTGATTTGTGGACAAACTATTGCGCTTTTAAAATGGAAACCAATGGTGATGCAAATGAAGTTCGGGAGTAAGAATAAACCCTTATTTCACGTGACAAATACTAACTCATCAGGCTATTCATGCAAGGTGCGAACATGGTTGGATTGGATTTTCTGTCACATCCATTTTGGGATAAATATCTGGAATTTGAGGAGCGTCAGGAGCGTCCAGATAATGTATTTCAATTATTAGAGCGTCTTATACACATTCCCCTACATCAATACGCTCGTTATTTTGAAAGGTACGGACAAATTACCATTAACATTCGTAATTGTctcaattaattttgtgatcaaattcaatttaaGCTCAAAGGCTAACGTCGTAGATTCGTTCAAGTTTCACAGAGTCAACCAATACAGCAATTATTACCTCCTGACGTATTGGCATCTATCAGAGCTGATGTAACTCGTGAACCCGCTAAAGTTGTTTCTGCTGgatcaaaacaaattacCGTTGAACGCGGTGAACTCGAAATTGAAAGAGAGATGAGAGCTCGCATATATAATATCcatttgcaaatttttcaaaaagttcaACTCGAAACTGCTAAACGATGGACGTTCGAATCGGAAATTAAACGTCCTTACTTTCATGTTAAAGAACTCGATGAAGCACAACTAGTTAATTGGAGAAAATATTTGGACTTTGAAGAAGTGGAGGGAGATTTTCAGAGAATATGTCATTTGTATGAGAGATGTTTAATTACTTGTGCACTTTATGATGAATTTTGGTTCAGATATGCAAGGTGGATGTCAGCCCAACCTGACCATCTTAACGATGTTTCTATAATTTATGAACGTGCATCTTGCATTTTTGCTTCAATATCGAGACCAGGAATCCGAGTGCAATATGCTCTTTTTGAGGAATCCCAAGGCAACATAGCTTCAGCTAAAGCAATCTACCAGTCCATTTTAACTCAACGTAAgtaatttttacaaaatttaacattAACGTATAGTTCCTGGAAATCTCGAAGCAGTGTTAGGATGGGTTGGTttagaaagaagaaatgcCCCCAATTACGATTTAACCAACGCACATGCAGTTTTGCGGAGTATAATAAATGAAGGAAAATGTAATACAGGCATTACTGAAGTATTAATTACGGAGGACATCAAACTAGTTTGGAAAATTGAAGGGGACATTGAACTTGCAAGGAATAtgtttttacaaaatgcACCAGCTTTATTGGATTGCCGTCATTTTTGGATATCTTTTCTTCGGTTTGAGTTAGAGCAGCCTTTAAGTAAGTAGTTGTTTTGTGTTTTACACTCAATTATACATCAATGTACATTGTGGCTTACATATTTTCCAGACAGCAAAAACTATACTGAACATCACGCCCGTGTCTCTAATGTAATGGAAATgattagaaataaaacaagGTTACCGCCAAGGACGATAATGGATCTTACAAAGCTATACATGGAATATCTTTGCCACCAATCCAACGATCCTTCAGTTTTACAGGAATACTTATTAATTGATCGAGATGTCTTTGGGCCTTTTAGTGTACGGGAATCCCACTGGAAAAAGCTCGATGAAGGACAAGATTTGAAACAGGTTAGTACTAGGCTTTTAAGCACTAACGGTCACCCTGGTATTTCTGTGAATGAAGCAAAAATCAAGTCTGGTGAATCTCCATATGAGAAATATTACCGTCTTCAGGGTGTTGTTGAGACAGTAACATCTGGTGTTGCTGCCAATGGGTCTTCATAATCTACGACTTCtcattaaaaagaaattttcataGTCAAATTATCAATGCTATATCTCGTTGCATTTCCTACTTCTTAAAAAGCAGTTTGTTTAGGGAAAGGAGTACTCAAACGCACCTTAATGTCATTGTAAAGTCATTGCTAGACTGCATGGGTATACAAAtcttaaaattatttgtaCATGAATAACAAATTATCTAAAGGAGCTAGAGAAGAGACGTAAATGTTTTAAACtttcattaaaacaatatGTAAAAACCCATCAATGTAACAGAAATCTCGATTGAGCTCGTCTAAAACGCtctgaagaaaaattgtaatACCATGAATAACTGGTTTAACTATTAAGAATTTATCACATGATGGAAACAAGTCGGGAAGGCGTTTATTGAGAAACTCACCAAGAGAACTACCAAGAGGTGCAGAAGTTTGTATAATAGGAGCATTGGCCcctaaataaatttttaaaggaatgaatttggattttgaaaaaagtatttttataGCAATGGGACGGAAATCATAGTAATCATGATTGAGTATTGCATTCCAGTAGGTGTCTGTTTCTGCCTTTGAAAGAGCGATTATTCCAGACGAACTTCCGTTACGAACGTAATCAGACTGTAAAAAGTTAATATGGATTTACCccttttgtaaataaatcataTATGTTTTTGTGATAGAGAACGCACCTCTTTTAAgcagttgaaaaaatatgttcGAAAAGTATCCATGGTTTCCATTTGAAGTATTTTGGTTGTAGGAAATAGACCTGAGCGCAATTGAATGCGCCATAGCACCGGCGCTCGAGGAGTATCCGGATCAAACACTGTTAACAAATCGAAAAGTAAGCCAACAGGCCAATGCCTATATTATGATTAATTTACGGAAAGTTACTTTGGGTAAACGATACCATTTAAGAGGAACCCCATTATAATCCAACCAACATTCTGATAAAGGGATTGAAGGTGCCAACAGACGTTGAACATTTGGGAGTATTTGAGCAAAATATGATTGTCGCGGGACGTTAGCCTTAGGTAGAATATGGTGagcaaaaaggaaaaaataaattgagttaaagaatattaaattacTACTTGAGTGAACAAATCACATACTAGATAGGCCAGAGAATTACCTTCATAATCAATGCGCACAGAAATAGTGCCATTCCAAAGGAGCTCTGGAATATTGCCTTTATTATTATCgacattcatttttaaaaaacatctCCAATACTGTGATTAGAAATTGTGCTTTTGTTGTATACTTAACAAACTCGTGGGTGGTTGGAATGCGTTGATAAATAGCTTAGAGTCAGACATTCACTATAATTAGTtaaattaatgtttttacAATTAAAGTAAGTGGGCTTTAAATACACATAGTAGagtcttcaaaaaattcaccCGAAAATATAACTGGTAATTTATATGTTCAAAATACGAGTTCCTGCTATACAAAAACCGCAATTAGGAATTTGTAGATTCACTGTATTGATTAGTTAATAGACACGTAATGACTTTTCGGAAGTAGAAGTTTGAGATATTCAAGGGACTTGAAAGTTTGCATGCAGTAAATCTcataaaagaattaaaagcAAGGATTTATATAGCTAATAATTGCAGGCACTAAGCTTGACATGGTCGCACTATGAGTCGCTAGTACGTTTGTGAGACTTTCGCATACGTTCCAGAAACTGTACACAACTTATTTAAACaaccaaatatttttaaaacaatactGGTAAATATGTTGATCTTGAAGAggattttcattataagaaattttatatttcctttttct
This region of Schizosaccharomyces pombe strain 972h- genome assembly, chromosome: II genomic DNA includes:
- the atg5 gene encoding autophagy-associated protein Atg5 is translated as MNVDNNKGNIPELLWNGTISVRIDYEGNSLAYLANVPRQSYFAQILPNVQRLLAPSIPLSECWLDYNGVPLKWHWPVGLLFDLLTVFDPDTPRAPVLWRIQLRSGLFPTTKILQMETMDTFRTYFFNCLKESDYVRNGSSSGIIALSKAETDTYWNAILNHDYYDFRPIAIKILFSKSKFIPLKIYLGANAPIIQTSAPLGSSLGEFLNKRLPDLFPSCDKFLIVKPVIHGITIFLQSVLDELNRDFCYIDGFLHIVLMKV
- the ght2 gene encoding plasma membrane glucose/fructose:proton symporter Ght2; this translates as MGFKRGKNFTLVMLIFVSMAGWMFGADTGSIGGVTSMRDFRERYADRYDPITDQYSLSSARQGLLTGMVNVGSLFGCIISSPIADRFGKRLSIIGFCAVYIIGIIVQVTAVPSWVQIMVAKIWTGIGIGALSVLAPGYQSETAPPSIRGTVVVTYQLFVTGGIFIAACINMGTHKLHKTAQWRVSIGINLLWGIITMIGILFLPESPRYLIQVGKDEEAVRVLSESAELFPDSEEVQNEYHRLKSSIDEEFAGGPCSWASIFGKDIRYRTFLGMFVMSLQQLTGNNYFFYYGFSVMQGAGINSPYLSAMILDAVNFGCTFGGMYVLERFGRRNPLIIGGIWQSICFFIYSAVGSRALYHKNGTSNTRAGAVMIVMACLFIFGFAQTWAPAAYVIVGESYPVRYRSKCAAVATASNWLWNFLISFFTPFIQASIGFKYGYVFASCNLTGAIVIFLFAKETKGLTLEEINELYMSVIKPWESGNFKLNYSEQKKVEKEKSRKGGARGESVEYVERASNTDSSPQYSSHEEDYA
- the prp39 gene encoding U1 snRNP-associated protein Prp39, whose amino-acid sequence is MDYGDIYIAEETEWDKYNRQINKNPDDFDAWEGLVRASEHLEGGVGRNSSKQAINTLRSVYDRFLGKYPLLFGYWKKYADFEFFVAGAEASEHIYERGIAGIPHSVDLWTNYCAFKMETNGDANEVRELFMQGANMVGLDFLSHPFWDKYLEFEERQERPDNVFQLLERLIHIPLHQYARYFERFVQVSQSQPIQQLLPPDVLASIRADVTREPAKVVSAGSKQITVERGELEIEREMRARIYNIHLQIFQKVQLETAKRWTFESEIKRPYFHVKELDEAQLVNWRKYLDFEEVEGDFQRICHLYERCLITCALYDEFWFRYARWMSAQPDHLNDVSIIYERASCIFASISRPGIRVQYALFEESQGNIASAKAIYQSILTQLPGNLEAVLGWVGLERRNAPNYDLTNAHAVLRSIINEGKCNTGITEVLITEDIKLVWKIEGDIELARNMFLQNAPALLDCRHFWISFLRFELEQPLNSKNYTEHHARVSNVMEMIRNKTRLPPRTIMDLTKLYMEYLCHQSNDPSVLQEYLLIDRDVFGPFSVRESHWKKLDEGQDLKQVSTRLLSTNGHPGISVNEAKIKSGESPYEKYYRLQGVVETVTSGVAANGSS